Proteins co-encoded in one Hymenobacter swuensis DY53 genomic window:
- the era gene encoding GTPase Era, with the protein MNTSSNPHRAGFVSIIGKPNVGKSTLMNALMGERLSIVTSKAQTTRHRILGILNGEDFQLVYSDTPGIIQPKYELHNAMMSFVYSSLEDADVILFVTDIYEKHDEEPVVERLRKMVDTPILLLVNKIDQADQAEVEAKVEYWREHLPNATRVLPISALEKFGTGELLDLVLGYLPVHPPYYPKDELTDKPERFFAAEMIREKIFKLYKKEVPYSCEVEIEEFKEDEDIIRMRSIIYVERASQKGIIIGQQGAALKKVGTWAREEMEKFFQKKVFLEIHVKINENWRTDPKALSRFGYNQ; encoded by the coding sequence ATGAATACATCTTCCAACCCGCACCGCGCTGGCTTCGTGAGCATTATCGGTAAGCCCAATGTGGGCAAGTCCACGCTCATGAATGCCCTGATGGGGGAGCGGCTCAGCATCGTCACCAGCAAGGCCCAGACCACGCGCCACCGCATCCTGGGCATCCTCAACGGCGAGGATTTCCAGCTGGTGTACTCCGATACGCCCGGCATCATCCAACCCAAATACGAGCTGCACAACGCCATGATGTCGTTCGTGTACTCTTCTTTGGAAGATGCCGATGTGATTCTGTTCGTGACCGACATCTACGAAAAGCACGACGAGGAGCCGGTGGTGGAGCGCCTGCGCAAGATGGTGGATACCCCCATTCTGTTGCTCGTCAACAAAATCGACCAGGCCGACCAGGCTGAGGTAGAAGCCAAGGTAGAGTACTGGCGCGAGCACCTGCCCAACGCCACCCGTGTGCTGCCCATTTCGGCCCTCGAAAAGTTCGGGACCGGCGAGCTGCTGGATCTGGTGCTGGGCTACCTGCCCGTGCACCCGCCCTACTACCCTAAAGACGAGCTGACCGATAAGCCCGAGCGGTTTTTTGCGGCCGAGATGATCCGAGAGAAAATCTTCAAGCTCTACAAAAAGGAGGTTCCGTACAGCTGCGAAGTTGAAATTGAGGAGTTCAAGGAGGATGAGGACATCATCCGGATGCGCTCCATTATTTACGTGGAGCGGGCCAGCCAGAAGGGCATCATCATCGGGCAGCAGGGCGCGGCCCTGAAGAAAGTGGGCACCTGGGCGCGCGAGGAAATGGAGAAGTTCTTCCAGAAGAAAGTCTTCCTCGAAATCCACGTCAAAATCAACGAAAACTGGCGCACCGACCCCAAAGCGCTGAGCCGGTTCGGGTACAATCAATAA
- the der gene encoding ribosome biogenesis GTPase Der, producing MKNTIAIVGRPNVGKSTLFNRLVGQRKAIMDNESGVTRDRHYGYGDWTGKYFTVIDTGGYVHNSDDIFEGEINKQVKLAIDEADVVLFMVDADTGVHHLDEEFASVLRRYQGKKPIYIIANKADTNARAHASGEFYTLGVGDGEIFPISSQSGSGTGDLLDAVVSHFEEEGVEEPDLGIPKIAVVGRPNVGKSSFVNLLLGTDRSIVTDIAGTTRDSIQARYNAFGKEFMLVDTAGLRRKTKVHEDVEFYSVLRSIRALEEADICVVMLDATRGIEAQDVNIIGLADKNRKGIVILVNKWDLIENKETNTAKEFEAKIMEKIAPIAYPPVIFVSVLTKQRVHKAIETAIEVYENKRRKIPTSELNEVMLKEIEKYPPPIQKGKLVRIKYVTQLPTHNPVFAFFCNLPQYVKESYTRYLENRLREKFDFTGVPIGIVFRKK from the coding sequence ATGAAAAATACCATTGCCATTGTGGGCCGCCCGAACGTGGGCAAATCCACCCTGTTCAACCGCTTAGTAGGCCAGCGTAAGGCCATCATGGACAACGAGTCGGGCGTCACGCGCGACCGGCACTACGGCTACGGCGACTGGACGGGCAAGTACTTCACCGTGATTGACACGGGTGGCTACGTGCACAACTCCGACGACATCTTTGAAGGCGAAATCAACAAGCAGGTAAAGCTGGCTATTGACGAGGCCGACGTGGTGCTGTTCATGGTAGATGCCGATACCGGCGTGCATCACCTCGATGAGGAGTTTGCCAGCGTATTGCGCCGCTACCAGGGCAAAAAGCCCATCTACATCATCGCCAATAAGGCCGATACCAATGCCCGCGCCCACGCTTCCGGCGAGTTCTACACCTTGGGCGTTGGCGACGGTGAAATTTTCCCCATCAGCTCCCAGAGCGGCTCGGGCACCGGTGATTTGCTGGATGCTGTGGTAAGCCACTTCGAGGAAGAAGGCGTGGAGGAGCCCGACCTGGGCATTCCGAAAATTGCCGTGGTGGGCCGCCCGAACGTGGGCAAGTCCTCGTTCGTGAACCTGCTGCTGGGCACCGACCGTAGCATTGTGACGGATATTGCCGGCACCACCCGCGACTCTATCCAGGCGCGTTACAACGCCTTCGGCAAGGAGTTCATGCTGGTGGATACGGCCGGTCTGCGCCGCAAAACCAAGGTGCACGAAGACGTGGAGTTCTACTCCGTGCTGCGCTCCATCCGGGCGCTGGAGGAAGCCGATATCTGCGTGGTGATGCTGGACGCTACCCGGGGCATTGAGGCTCAGGATGTGAACATCATCGGTCTGGCCGATAAGAACCGCAAGGGCATCGTGATTCTGGTGAACAAGTGGGACCTCATTGAGAACAAGGAAACCAACACGGCCAAGGAGTTCGAGGCCAAAATCATGGAGAAGATTGCGCCTATTGCGTATCCGCCCGTGATTTTCGTGTCGGTACTCACCAAGCAGCGCGTGCACAAGGCCATTGAGACGGCCATTGAGGTGTACGAGAACAAGCGCCGTAAAATTCCGACTTCAGAGCTGAACGAGGTGATGCTGAAGGAAATTGAGAAGTATCCGCCGCCCATCCAGAAGGGCAAGCTGGTGCGCATCAAGTACGTCACGCAGCTGCCCACGCACAATCCGGTATTCGCCTTCTTCTGCAACCTGCCGCAGTACGTGAAGGAAAGCTACACCCGCTATCTG